CATCATCAAACAGACCAACCAATCCCTCCTCAGGTGCATGCGCCGAGCCCAGCCAAAGGTGCTGCAACCAACCAATGGCTCGTGAGCGGTGAGCTGCATACGACGGACCAGGCCAGGCTATATCCGAGCTACAAATCGCGCCTTTAAGCTCTCCAAAAAACAGAAAGCAAGCCATCAGAATCAACAACAAGCATCCTCCCTCACGGTTAATTTTGATGTTTTCTTTAAAAAACCCTGAGAAACACACGATAATACAAAGCCAAATTGCACTCGTGCAAACACAAAGCAGGCAACACGCAGTCTAGATGCAGCTCGCTCCGGGGTCCAATTCTCGTACCACATTCACACagctttttttattaaaaaaaacacaCATGCACACAGCTAATTAATCAAGCAGCAGCCTCGGACGCTGAAATAACGCAGCTGTCGACGAACCGGCCCACGGCCCGTATCAGCTCGCAAGTCGCCTCGGAGCCCGGCTCGTGCAGGAAGAAGCCATGGGCCGCGCCGGCGAACTCGGCGAGCGCCACGGGTTTGCCCATGGCGGCCAACCGCTCGGCGTAGTCGACGGCGCGGTCGCGCAGCAGGTCGAGGCCGGCGACCACCACGAGGACCGGGCGGAAGTCCACCGAGCCCAGGTCGGGGCTGTCCGGCCCGAACGGGTTCGCCACGGGGTGGTCCCTGGTGGCGCCCGCCGGCAGCGACACCCGCCAGAACCGGTCGAGCACGTCCAGGCTCAGTAGCgacccggcgccggcgccggcggggcACTCCGCCTGCTCTGATGCCGTGCGCTCCACGCCGCCGAAGAACGGCAGCAAAAGGACGTAGCCACGGATCGTCACCTGGTCCTGGTCCTGCTCGCCGGCTTCACCAGCGTCGtcggccgccaccgccaccccggCGCGCACGGCGAGGTGGTGCGCTATGGTTGCTCCCGCCGAGTCGCCGGTGACGAACACGCGGCCGAAGTCGGCGGCCTCGGTGAGCCAGGCATCGGCGTCGGCCTCGGCGGCTTTCGCGGACGCGGACGACTGCGCACGGAGCCAGCGCATGAAGGCGGCCCCGTCGTCGACGGCCGCGGGCAGGCGGTGCTCGGGGGCGAGGCGGTACCCCGCGGACAGCACGACGGCGCCAGTGTCGGCGGCGAGGCGGAGGCAGAACGCGTGCACGTTGGCCCACGAGGGCGACCCGATGCAGAACCCGCCGCCGTGGAAGTGGACGAGCACCGGCACCTTCCCGCCGGCCGGCGACGGCTTGTACATGCGGACCACGAGGTTCTTTGCTTTGTCGTAGACGTCCTCCTTCCATTCCACGGAAGGGTGGTTCTCAGGGAAGGTGGTCGGGCAGAACACCGGGCCGACCGGCGACCGGACCACGGTGCCATCGCTGAGGATGCGCACAAGGCCGAAGATGTCCTCGACGACTTCGTTCGCCGGCGTAGAGGCGGGACAGCAGCCGGCGGCAACCGAGACGGCCGGCATGGTTGACGTGCCCTTGTTAACGTGCATTATTGTGCAATTGAAGATTAACCACGTGTGTAATGTAAGCTATAAGTCGATGATATTCAGCAAACCTTAAGCTTAGCCCTCTTATATAGGCCATCCGTGATCCAACTGTGCATATCGCAAAAGGGCACGTAGTCCAGGGGTTATGAGAGTTCAATTCCTCGAGCGAATATTCTAAGATTTAACGGCGTTGCGTTTTTAATGGTAGGTGATATTCCTGTCGACAGCAAAACACCTGTGACGACTTTATCAATCTCGAGAATTTGCCGGTCCAGTTTTTAAAGATACTCATAGAGGTAGGGTTTACGTGCGTTCATATGGGTTTGTTTGTGAATGTTGTATTGTGTAATTCTCATAAAGAAAAAACTGTGCATATTCGTGCCTACGTTGTCCATGACCATGACGACTACAAATCCACTGAATACCATAGCACAAGTTCCTCATTCACGATTGGCCAGGCCATGATAAAATCTATTTTGTCTTTTGTGATATTCTGATAAAAAAATCTACTCATCCTAGGCAATACGAACTTATAGCTAACAATTAGCTGCAAAAATTAGCTGAGATTTTACTTGGATACCCAATTAATATCATACATACCACCCATCTAACAATTAGCTATAATTTAGTTTTTCCAAATGAGGCCCACCAATAGGTAGGTTTTGGACCCTAACCAAAGGGCGTGGCTAGCGCCCGAATGTCCAGACGCTAGCGACGGGGACGCCCTCGCCGCTGCCCCCTGTCTCGAGTCCCGTGCCTGCCGACCACGGCTCATGCCCGCCCGCAAGCATGTGGGGCCCGCCCATGCCAGTGGGGACTGTCTCCGCCTTCCCACGCCTGACACTGAGACGAGACAGCAGAAAGGCGAGAGGACGGAGATGCAACACTCGATCTAGTTTTGAAATATCCACatgcaacaattgcaacatacgtctgaaaacaaaTAAAGCATTTGAAACATGAGTCTGAAATACTTacaaaaaacacttgaaaccattgtaaacatatgcaacatccagataaaacacttgcatcatatatgtgaaaacatatgcaacatccagataaacacacttgcaacaaacgtcggaaaaaatagatgaaatattgaGAACAggaacttgcaacatatgtgtacaaccattgcaacatgtgcaacatcccgatctacttttgcaacatccgtatgaaacacttgaaacatacctctgaaacatttgaaatacttgaaacagacacttgcaacatgcgtttttcacccttcttccgtACGACGCAGTGTAGAGTGGGGAACGGCCGGTTCCGGCTAGCCGGTAGCCGAGGATGGTTGCGCGGCCTGGCAGCGGCCAGTTGCGCCTGCGCGTGGCCTGGGCCTGGCCAGCGATGACCCTCTCCTGGTCGCCTGGCCTAGGCGCGGCGAAGGACGGAGCATGGCGGCGCGACGAGGGACGGAGGCGCCGCTGCACTCGCGCGAGCACGCGCATGGAGCTTGGAGGCGGAGGGCGAGGCGCCGACGACTGGGTCCGGAGGTAGCTGCAGTCGATGGGCCGGCTGGCAGCGTACCTCACGCGGAGGATTCCTCCTCTCGGCGGGGGGATGGAGGTGCCGCGAGGCAGATGGGGGCGCCACGGGGGgatggcagcagcagcacgccggaGTGGGCGGCGTCGCGGGATGGAGGTGGCGGCACGGTGGATTGGGACGGTCAGACGGCGGCATGGCGCCGTGAAGCCGCAACCCACGAGCGTGGAGTGGGGAGACAAGCTTCCGTGgggatttgattttttttctttttaggcgAGTGGCGCATGCGGCAGTGAGTGGAACGAGGCGTCCGACATTCCGGATGTCTTAATGGTAGAATTACCGCTAACCAAATGAGCCAATACTCAATTTGGTACTACTTTTGTTAGAAGCAAATGAGCACAAATTTGGTGAAATTCGATTAAGAGGCCTATGTGTGTGGACAGGACAAACATCATCACATAGGTGTAGTGTACCCCGTCCATCCAAAAAACAATGCAGTTCTCACTTCCTAAAGAGTCCAAACAATATTTTGTTGTCCTTTTAAAAGAATCAAGTACGATTGGTCAAACATAGTGTGTTTTGCTATGTGAACTGGGCATATCTTA
Above is a genomic segment from Miscanthus floridulus cultivar M001 chromosome 3, ASM1932011v1, whole genome shotgun sequence containing:
- the LOC136545246 gene encoding carboxylesterase 15-like, with amino-acid sequence MHVNKGTSTMPAVSVAAGCCPASTPANEVVEDIFGLVRILSDGTVVRSPVGPVFCPTTFPENHPSVEWKEDVYDKAKNLVVRMYKPSPAGGKVPVLVHFHGGGFCIGSPSWANVHAFCLRLAADTGAVVLSAGYRLAPEHRLPAAVDDGAAFMRWLRAQSSASAKAAEADADAWLTEAADFGRVFVTGDSAGATIAHHLAVRAGVAVAADDAGEAGEQDQDQVTIRGYVLLLPFFGGVERTASEQAECPAGAGAGSLLSLDVLDRFWRVSLPAGATRDHPVANPFGPDSPDLGSVDFRPVLVVVAGLDLLRDRAVDYAERLAAMGKPVALAEFAGAAHGFFLHEPGSEATCELIRAVGRFVDSCVISASEAAA